Proteins found in one Brienomyrus brachyistius isolate T26 unplaced genomic scaffold, BBRACH_0.4 scaffold121, whole genome shotgun sequence genomic segment:
- the utp11 gene encoding probable U3 small nucleolar RNA-associated protein 11, translating to MSSFRKALKSQQRNHKERSQPGFRKHFGILEKKKDYRLRADDYHKKQNTLLALRKKAQRKNPDEFYFNMINSRLQDGVHTKKPKNDDTMTEEQKMMMRTQDIGYVRMKRVAEAKKIERLRSELHLLDAEGKMKNKHTFFVDTKKEVDNFDLATHLDTAPELVSRVFNRPTMETLETKSIQGATNPKQIEKLARQRRHQYKMLAQRMAREKEMFVIEQKIQTRKDLQEKSKKIKVCKETKQTPAIYKFDTKRKR from the exons TTAGAAAAGCGCTAAAATCTCAACAACGGAACCACAAAGAACGGTCTCAG CCCGGTTTCAGAAAACACTTCGGTATTTTGGAGAAGAAAAAAGATTACAGACTTAGGGCAGA TGACTACCACAAGAAACAGAACACGCTGCTGGCTCTCCGCAAGAAGGCGCAGCGGAAGAATCCGGATGAGTTCTATTTCAACATGATCAATTCACGGCTGCAG GATGGCGTTCACACAAAGAAGCCGAAAAATGACGACACGATGACGGAGGAGCagaagatgatgatgaggacTCAGGACATTGGCTACGTGAGGATGAAGAGGGTCGCCGAGGCTAAG AAAATCGAAAggctgagatcagagcttcacCTCCTGGACGCCGAGGGCAAAATGAAGAACAAGCACACGTTTTTTGTGGACACTAAAAAAGAAG TGGACAACTTTGACCTGGCAACACACCTGGACACGGCCCCTGAGTTGGTGAGTCGAGTCTTCAACCGGCCCACTATGGAGACGCTGGAGACCAAGTCCATCCAGGGGGCCACGAATCCCAAACAAATCGAG AAACTGGCCAGGCAGAGGCGACACCAGTACAAGATGCTGGCCCAGCGCATGGCAAGAGAGAAGGAGATGTTTGTTATTGAACAGAAGATCCAGACCCGGAAGGATTTGCAG GAGAAGAGCAAGAAAATAAAGGTGTGCAAGGAGACCAAACAGACCCCAGCAATCTACAAATTTGATACCAAGAGGAAGCGCTGA